CTTGGGATCAAAAGCTCGAATGATCTGCCAATAGTCAAACCGCTCTAGCTGCACGGCCTCACTTTCTTTTTCACTGGGGTGAAGCGTTTTTTTAGGGTAATTTGAAGCCTCTGGAGCATCCGAGCGGTGGTTGAGCGTCCTATCCTGACCCCAGTTGCTTGCTCCAGTTGATCGCGAAGCTCCTCTAGGGTGGCATCATTATTGGCTTCTACAAGCTGGTTTTAAAACTTGGAGTTGAGGTTCATTAAGTTTAGTGGGGGTTTGGAGCGTGCGAACTTTAGGGGCAATGTCCCCACTCTGTCGATATTGCTTGAGCAGTTTGTAGATGAAGCTTAAGGCGACTCGAAAGCGCTTCGCTAGCTTTCGTTGAGAGATGCTCTCGCTGTTGTAGGTGTCGATAATTTTCTGGCGTAGATCGACCGAATAGGCTTTCATGGCAAGGAGGTGTATCGGTTCTAAATATTTTACCTCCTACCTTCTCTCTATGATTGTATCCCACTGGAGTGGGAATGGCTATAGTATTTCCCATCATATACAGATGGATTATTACCAGATTCAATCTTGAGCATAATAACTGTTTTATCAAAGTAGTTAACAGTCAAAATATTTCTTGAAATATGATCCTTATCTCTCTCGTTTAATGGCTCTTGAGCAACTAACTGTGTAATCTTTGTAAAATATTTATCAACATCGCTATGATAACTACGAGCTTCAGCATCAATACCAGTCACAAAGAAATTTGCATAGGATATGTAATTCAAACCATAAACTTCCTTATGTTTTTCTGCTGTTATCTTATTGTCCGCAACACCCAAGAGGCAATATCCAGTTGATCTTGGAAAGGTATTTGCCATTGCTGTCAACGTCTTGATAATCTTTGAGAATACACTTCGGTTAAGAGTGTTCTCAGTGACATCAAGAGGGTGCAACCCAACTTTGAAGTCATATAACGCCTGCTCAGTTGAACTCTGCATTAAGATGTTCTCAAATCTTGTTATCCACTGATTTCTTGCTGGATCATTCTCAGTTTTTTTAACAAAACATGACTTAATAACACCGCAAAGAGCATCCATCTGTGTCTGCTTTTCTTTTGCAGACCAATTACCACCGCCAGCAGCAAGTTTAATTACTTTATCGCCAGCTTTATTAAGATGTCCTATCAATTCTTTTTCGTTGATGATTTCACAATTTTCTTCTACTAGCATTTTATATAATGCCAGAAAAACGATTTGAAAATATCTTGAAATTTTTGCTTGTTGACTCTCAAATAATAAAGAGTTAAAAGTCTTGCCTGATTTATTTATTATCTCAATAAGTTTGTCGAGTACGAATTGTATATTACTGATTAGTATATCCTCATTAATTTTCTGTATCTGGATTTCAACTGTTTTAGCAAGAGCAACTTCAGTTTCATCACTCTCATAATCCTGGTAGCTATATAGTTGGTTCAAGATCTCTGAACTAGATCTTATTCCCTTATCTAGTGCTACCCATGCAATAATATCTGCAATAATCTCCTCATCTTGTGACTGTCTTAATGCCTCTTTTGTAATAATATTATTTTTAACCCAAAAAATACTTTCTACAGGTATTCCATAGTCTAAATTACGATTTGTTATACTAATATTTTTCATGGAGTTCAAATCAAGTATATCTGACACACTTGAATCTCCCCTAATATTGCTTGCTAGTTTCCTTACAATTGATGCAAATCTACTTGTTGCCCCTGCCTGTCGCAATTCTTGCTTTGAAAGCTGTCTTCCCCCAGAGTTCAAGCGTCTAAAAACTTCATCAGTATGACCTGTTCCTAATTCCTGAAACACTGAAAGTGGAATTTGATATCGAACTATATCTGCACATACTTTTCTGTCTAAAATTTTAGGCTTTTGTATTATCAGTTCTCTATCCTTTAAAAGTTTAGTGTCTGCCATTGTATCTAAATCAAAATACGTTCCATTAATGTCAAACTCTTGATCAATAAAAGACGTGATGGCATTTAATCGCTGCATTCCGTCAATGATTTCAAGCTTTTTGCCCTTCTCAGTAGTTACTTCAGCCAATAAGATTAATGGAACAGGATATCCTTTAAATAATGGAATCTATAAAAGATCTTTTTTCCTCAACTGTCCATACTAACTTTCGCTGATATCGTCTGTTAACCAAAAATGTTTTTGTAAGATAAGAGCCGTAAAGACTTTGTATGCTTTCGCCTTTGATTGATAATCCAGAAATATCTTGACTCATAGGTATCTTCTAGAAGTTAAGTAGCTTTTTCGCTTAGTTTCAATGTGGTTTACTTTGTTCCAGTTTAAGCTATCTTAGCAGAAGCTTTCTGCAAGTAACTTTAAATTGTATGTTTTGAGGTCGCGGCTTCCTGATAATTATACTTGCAGATACCCTTTCAACTGCAACTAGTAGTTTTATAGGAAGTTGGAGTTGATTACAGCTTCTATCCTTACTATCTCTTCATCAAAGGTACTTGCAGTTGATTGCAACACCGACAGACACCCTTCCAAGCACTCCGCCTAGCACGTACTTACAGCTAACGATCCCGCTCACCGGATGCAGCTAGCTTTTGCATCTCAGCAACAACTTGAACTCATTCCGGTGCAGCGGGGTTGTTATGCAGCGAACGCACATAATTTTGATATTGAACTTGTTGTCTATTCTTCTTGACTTTCCAGCAGAGCTACTACTCGTAGGTAGCCCCAGAGATAGCATCAAGGGAATCAAACCAGTGAATATCATTAACAGAATAAGCAAAGGCAGCACCAAGGAGATCTCCTTCTTCTGCAAACGCTGCTAACAAACCATCATCACCGCCAAAAGTCAGTGTAATAGCGTAGGTAGTTTTGCCTTCAACATCGAACTGGTAGATGGATGGTTGAGGATCAGAATCATCCCCACCGAAATAGATAAAGGCTTCACAAACGCTAGGCGGAATGTTTGCCCGATTTTCAACAAAGTGAGAATCACCCAGGTGGTATCCCTTTTCAATTAGTTTCTGAGCGTAAAACTGCCTAACCACATCACTCCAACTATCCATAATAGATCCTCCTATTAAAAACTTTGAAGCAATCTCTGCAATATCCGTATTTCTGATAACACCTTGAAAACAGATATTCTTAACCTCATTTATATAGGCAGTTTAGAGGACATGACAAACAGATAAGCTTCAAGTACTTTCACAACCGAGGACTTGCGGCATAACTAATACTTAGATCCCATTTTGAGATCTAAGTAAGCTCATGATTGATGCCTATGATTTGCAGTGCATCAAGATGCATTAAGCATTTCAGGGATTTTATCATGCCTTCCCTAAAATGCCTATATGTGAAAAAATTGAAATATAGAAGCTCAAGGGTAGATCGCTGAAATCTCTACTCATAAGGCATTTCAAGAATTATTGGCAGGAATTTCATGAGTACTTATCTTTAAAATGCCATCATAACTAACAAAAATGGGGTTTTATTCACCACGCTAGCTCTATGATTTAAGGCTTTTTCAAGTCCTCCTTCCATCGCTGCTCAACCAGCCAGAAGATTTATTCATAGTCATTCCGCAGCGTGTACTTCATATATCCCCTAATTGTTGATGAATGCGCTTGATCTGCCGCTGGATATTCCCCAAGTCAAATAGATGTCAAGACAACGCCACCGCGACGAGGATCTCCCACACCTTCGAGGGTGCCATTGGGGTGGCGAATGACCGCATGAACTCCCCCAAAAAACATATTCGTTTGTTGCCAACAAATCATCTGATCGGTGGGTAAGGCCGCCGCAGTCAGGGCTGGGGTCTGCCAACCAGGTTCTGCATTGAGGACGTGATCTTCCCAATGCAAACGCGGGCTGTAAACTGCGGTCTCAACATCCATCTCAAAATCCAAGAGATTTGAAATCACCTGCAAAATTGCCGTCCGAATGCGGTTAGAGCCTCCTGAACCCAACACCGCTGTTGGTTGATCCTGGTGAAGTATCAGGGTGGGGGACATCATGGAGGCAATGCGAACATTTTCCTGCCACTGGTGAAATCCCTGGGGATTCAGATCCGCTTCCCCCAACATATTGTTCATCATCACCCCGGTGCCGGGAATGATGTAGGACGATCCTTCCCCATTAGAGGTGGTAGCACTGGCCGCATTGCCCTCAGTATCAATAGTACTAATATGGGTAGTACTGCCCCATTTATTCACCCCATTCCCAAACTGTTGAGCATAGCCAGCTATAAACTCATCCGCTAGCAGTTTTGCTCCCTGTCGCTGACAGACTTCGGGTAACGGAGAATCTTGCCGAGCTTGATTGGTCAGCCGCATCACCTGGGTGAGGAGTTGGAGATGCTCGGGGCTCCCATAATCCAGTTGTGACAAATCAACGGTGGACAGGAGCTTCAATGCAAAGGTAATTAATTGCCCCCCGGGCACTTGGTGGCGGATTGGTCAACAGGGTGCGGTTCCGATAGGAGAGGCTGAGGGGCTGACGCTCTAGGACGCTATAGTTCCTGAGATCATCCAGGCTTAAATGCCCTCCCTGGTCCTGACAGTCCTGTACCAGACGATGGGCAATCTCCCCTTGATAGAAGACTGCTAACCCTTCCGCCGCCAGATAGGCCAAGGTATCGGCAAAGTCCTGCATCAGCAGCGTCTGACCCTGCTGCAACAGCTTGCCTTGGGGGGCATAAATTTGGCGAGCCGCAGCGGAGGCTGTCAGAATCGGTTCTAGTAGTTTGAAGGCGTAGGCTTGAAACCAATTCAGTTGAATCCCCTGCCGAGCGAAGTGAATGGCGGGTTCGGCAATCACAGACAGGGGCAGTCTTCCTAGCTGTTGCTGAACATGGAAAACCCCGGCCAAATTCCCTGGAACCGCAACAGCACCCAGTCCAATATGAAATTCCTGGGTGGCATCGCCAAAACAGACCTCAACCGGTTGGAAATGAATCCCCTCTAGGGGACGTTTCTGCCTCGGCGATTGGGTAAAAAACGTCAAACAGCATTCCCTGATTGCCAGCGGTATGAGCTAGCAAAAAACCCCCACCCCCCGCAGAGGTGAGAGCCGATTCTGTAACAAACGAGGCCAAAATCGCAGCGTTGGCAGCATCAAAGGCATTACCACCTAGGCGAAACATTTCCATGCCAGCCTCGGCAGTTTGTGGATTGCCCGCCGCGATCGCCCCGCCGAGTTTTTGCGCCATCCTCAACGGCCGAATTAGGCGTGAACTTCGGGTTGAAAGACCTGACTGAGGCAGTAGGAACCGAACAGCAACAACGGCCAACCCGGAATGATGGGTACGGGCACCAGAATGGCTCCGACCACAAGGCTGATGGCAGCCACCGTTAGGAGGGTGGCGTTACGCAAGGGTTTCAAGGCATCGGATAGATTAGCGACCCAGTCATTCATACAAAATCCCCCAAGGTGGTGAATCGAGCGATTTGTCGAAAATTGTAAGCGATCCACACCGGATGCTCACCCCTCGCCAACGGCTCAATGATTAGCGAATCGAATCTAAGTCTAACGCTTGTGAGCCTCCCTGTTCTAACTGCACCAGGGTACTGTTCAGTTGCGTCCAGACGAGCCGACCAATCCCCAAGGTCATGGGTACCGATAGCCCATAGGAGATCCAACGGGGAAACCCAAAGATTTCCACCCCAGAGGCTAGGAACACACAGGCTCCCCCCGCAATGCCCACAAAGGGTAAGAACAGGGAAAGGCCCTTCATCTGGGCAAGGGTAAGACTGGATCGGTTGTTGGCCCACTCCCGCACCAGCTGCTTCAGGGTGGCATCAAAGGCACTACCCGAGGCTAAACTAGCCAACAATCCAGCAATCAGTAAAAAAACTAGGGCGGCTCAGGAAACACAAACACACAGGACTCCTTTCAGATTCACACTTGAAGATAGAGGGCTGGTCAGACAGCTTAGCACCAGCCTGTCAAACGCCGATGCTGGGAGTCTGCCTAACAGGTCATCATACAAAGCTTTGTCGGGATGATAATGCTCGAAGAACGCTCTCTGAGCATCGCCCCAGGGTAAATGCCCTAAAAACGGAAAGAGGTAATCGCAAAAGAGGGAAGTAAGGCCGCCGCCCGTTCCCGAGACAGGTCGGCGATCGCCCCTAAAGCAGCATTCAACAGCCGACCCGGATCTAAATCTCTTTGGATCAACTGCCACAGCCGTTGCATTTCTTCCGTATGCAATCGATCATCCTCGGTCAGTGCCAAGAGCAGCTGTCGCTGGAGATAGCGCCCCTCGGTGGAAAGCAGATACCCTAGACCTAGCTGAGCCGTGGGCAAGAGGTCAAAATTGCCATCCGTCCCCGCGATCGCAATCAGATTCTCCAGGCGATTCCATTTAAACTTGCCGTCTTTGAACAACACGTCCAGTAGTCGGCGGCGCAACTGGGGCGATTCCCCAGTCAATAACCGTCGGGCAATGTAAGGATAGGCCACCTCGACAATCTTGAACTGGGCATTGAGACTAAGGGCCAATCCTTCCTGGGTCACCAAGGAACGAATAATCAGGGCAAATTGCGCTGGAACGCGGAAGGGGTAGTCATACATCAGCTCAGAAAATTGATCGGTGATCGTCTTGAAATTAAAATCCCGAACACTTTCACCCATGACATTTCCCAGCACTGCCTCTAAAGCCGGGACAATAGGCATGATATTGGTCTCAGGGGTGAGGAATCCCAGTCTGACAAAATCCTGGGCCAGATCGAGATAATCTTTGTTGATCAGATGTACCACAGAGTCCACCAGGGTTTCCTTGGTGGTTTCCTCCAGTTGATCCATCATGCCAAAGTCGATATAGGCCATGCGCCCATCGGGCATGGCAAATAAGTTTCCGGGATGGGGGTCCGCATGGAAAAACCCAAACTCCAACAATTGTTGTAACCCGGAGGTGACCCCAATGTTAATCAGGGCGTTGATATCCAGACCAGCTGCGGCAATTTGCTCAATCTCCGTGAGCTTAATCCCATTGATCCACTCCAGGGTCAATACACAGCGGCTACTGTAGGGCCAGTAGATCAGGGGGACTTTGACATCCAGATGATCACGAAAATTAGCGGCAAATTTCTCAGCATTGTGACCTTCATGCTGATAGTCAATTTCCTCAAATAGTTTGTGACCAAACTCATCGACAATCAGGGTCAGATCATGACCTAAGTTCAAGGGCAAGAAGACCCCCAGCCACTGAGCTGCCCACCGCATCAGAAATAGGTCGAGGGTTAGAACGGGTAAGAGATTGGGGCGCTGCACCTTCACCGCCACCTCTTCCCCTGTGTGCAAATGGGCGTGGTAGACCTGGCCTAAACTAGCGGCAGCCACGGGCTCGGGGGGAAATATAGCTGAACACTTCTCCAATTTCTCGGTCGAGCTCTCGCTCCAGAATCGCAAAGGCTACCTCTGTGGGAAAGGGCGGCAGTTGATCCTGGAGCTTCACCAACTCTTCAAGAAAGTCTTTGCGTACCAGGTCAGGCCGAGTCGAGAGCGCCTGACCTACCTTGATAAAGGTGGGTCCCAGGACGGTTAAGGTCTGCCGCAGCCGAGTTGCGGAGTACCACTGTGTTTGCAGTAGACAGTCCTGTTTTGCTTGACAGCGCCGCCATTTTTCCCAGCGAAACCCCACGAGAAACCAGGTGAAGTAGCTCAAGATCTTGAAAGCCCGTCCCAGAACCTGCCAGGGGCGGAAGCGGTAATAGCGCTCGATCACTTGGGAATCGTAACGCTGGAGCTGAGCAAGAGGAATCTGACCCACGCTGAACGGTACCTCTAAAACAAAAGATTCAAAAAATGCTTACCACTTGGTGGTCTAACCTGTTCGGATGTAACAGAACGTTTTTTATCGTAGTTGTAACTATAGTATACAAAACTACACGCCCTTAGATATTTCGATCAACACCTCCCAGAAAATTCTGATCTGGCAACCAACCCAGAGATTGCCCCAGTAATGTTTCCAGGTCAAGCATTGAGGGTTGAAAGAAATTCGTCAGCTGTTGCCGCAGGAGTGCGCTGATATCGGCATAATGGCCGGGATTGAGATTCGGATAGCAGGTGAGGTCATGAGCGGGTACTCCTAGAAATTCATAGATCTGCGCCAGGGTGTGGGCGGGAGTTTGGTAGAAGCTCTCACTGGGCAACAGGCGTATTTGGTCACGGGGAAACCTGGTCAACCAAGGTTGAAGTAAGTCAACGTAGAGACTTTGGCCAAGGTAGCCGCTGGCTCTCTGGATCTCTGAGGAAGTTTGGCGACCCAGTTGGATCATTTCTTGATTCAGGGCAGCCTCCAGCGATCGTCCCTCCCAGCCCAAGCGTCGCCAGTGAAAATAGTGGGAAATCGTCCGATCTACCGGATGACGTAGCAGGACAATTAATTTCATTTGGGGGAACTGTGCCTGTAGCCGCGCCGCCGCTGACCAATGACCGAGATAGCTGGGGCTGGCTTCCCCTATCCTGGAGGTTGCCCCCGCGAACCGAGGCGGAAAATGCGCCAGATACCAGGGCACTCCTCTGTCAAACTTCCAAGACCAGAAATCCAGTTCCTTTTTTAGGGGTGCCTGGATCAGGGGATGCTGACAGAGGGCACTAAACAGGGAGGTGGTGCCGCTACGCATGGCTCCAATAATTAGAAAATCAGGGGCTGTCACCGCTTCCCATTGGCTCGGCGTTGCGGAGGGATAGCGTTGCTGAGTCTGCTGCTGACTGGCGGCTCGATAGCAGGCGATCGCCCCGGCTAGATCCCCCTGACAACTCAGGGCTTCCCCTAAATTCAAAGCAGGGTTCAGGGTATGGGGCGTATTTGCCAGCAACTGCTGCAAGGGGGGGATCACCCGTTCCAGTTGCCCTTGGCGAACCAGGACATCCCAAATGTTGGAGTAGAACCACCAGGGATATTCAGGATGTTCAGCAAGACCCTGAGTAAAGGCGATCGCCGCTGCCTGCCATTCCTGGTTCTGTAGCAGAGCCATACCCAGGCGGTAATGGGCTTGGGGATCTTGGGGGGTTTGATGTAGGGTTTGCTGATGGGCGGTGATTTGCTGCTGCATCTGGGATTGGCGCTCCAGGCTCTCGGCCAACCCTGAGGTCAAGGGTGTCGTTAAATCAGAGGTGGGGCACACCTGTAAAGCCTGTCGATAGAGCTGTACCGCTGCCCGGCTCTGGTGCGAAGCCAAGAGTGCTGTCCCCAGTTGCAGATAAAGTTGTGGGTCGGTAGGCCAGTCTTGGGAGGCATCGTCACCCGTCCAAGAAGACCGTGCTGTCTCCTCTGAACTCAAGGTGACAGAGAGCAACAGTGCTTCAGCGAGTTTCGGGATCAGGCCGGGGAGAGTGGGTTGCAGCTGTGCCGCCCGGAGATAGGCCGCGATCGCCCCACGGGGTTTCTGTAACGCTTGACGGGCATCTCCGAGATGG
This region of Neosynechococcus sphagnicola sy1 genomic DNA includes:
- a CDS encoding gamma-glutamyltransferase, with amino-acid sequence MTFFTQSPRQKRPLEGIHFQPVEVCFGDATQEFHIGLGAVAVPGNLAGVFHVQQQLGRLPLSVIAEPAIHFARQGIQLNWFQAYAFKLLEPILTASAAARQIYAPQGKLLQQGQTLLMQDFADTLAYLAAEGLAVFYQGEIAHRLVQDCQDQGGHLSLDDLRNYSVLERQPLSLSYRNRTLLTNPPPSARGAINYLCIEAPVHR
- a CDS encoding tetratricopeptide repeat-containing sulfotransferase family protein: MGVFLVHQNLGYALLQLQQWRAAAQALTTAIALQDDFPWSFVHLGDARQALQKPRGAIAAYLRAAQLQPTLPGLIPKLAEALLLSVTLSSEETARSSWTGDDASQDWPTDPQLYLQLGTALLASHQSRAAVQLYRQALQVCPTSDLTTPLTSGLAESLERQSQMQQQITAHQQTLHQTPQDPQAHYRLGMALLQNQEWQAAAIAFTQGLAEHPEYPWWFYSNIWDVLVRQGQLERVIPPLQQLLANTPHTLNPALNLGEALSCQGDLAGAIACYRAASQQQTQQRYPSATPSQWEAVTAPDFLIIGAMRSGTTSLFSALCQHPLIQAPLKKELDFWSWKFDRGVPWYLAHFPPRFAGATSRIGEASPSYLGHWSAAARLQAQFPQMKLIVLLRHPVDRTISHYFHWRRLGWEGRSLEAALNQEMIQLGRQTSSEIQRASGYLGQSLYVDLLQPWLTRFPRDQIRLLPSESFYQTPAHTLAQIYEFLGVPAHDLTCYPNLNPGHYADISALLRQQLTNFFQPSMLDLETLLGQSLGWLPDQNFLGGVDRNI
- a CDS encoding gamma-glutamyltransferase, encoding MPGGQLITFALKLLSTVDLSQLDYGSPEHLQLLTQVMRLTNQARQDSPLPEVCQRQGAKLLADEFIAGYAQQFGNGVNKWGSTTHISTIDTEGNAASATTSNGEGSSYIIPGTGVMMNNMLGEADLNPQGFHQWQENVRIASMMSPTLILHQDQPTAVLGSGGSNRIRTAILQVISNLLDFEMDVETAVYSPRLHWEDHVLNAEPGWQTPALTAAALPTDQMICWQQTNMFFGGVHAVIRHPNGTLEGVGDPRRGGVVLTSI
- a CDS encoding IS630 transposase-related protein, giving the protein MKAYSVDLRQKIIDTYNSESISQRKLAKRFRVALSFIYKLLKQYRQSGDIAPKVRTLQTPTKLNEPQLQVLKPACRSQ
- a CDS encoding DUF262 domain-containing protein, which gives rise to MPLFKGYPVPLILLAEVTTEKGKKLEIIDGMQRLNAITSFIDQEFDINGTYFDLDTMADTKLLKDRELIIQKPKILDRKVCADIVRYQIPLSVFQELGTGHTDEVFRRLNSGGRQLSKQELRQAGATSRFASIVRKLASNIRGDSSVSDILDLNSMKNISITNRNLDYGIPVESIFWVKNNIITKEALRQSQDEEIIADIIAWVALDKGIRSSSEILNQLYSYQDYESDETEVALAKTVEIQIQKINEDILISNIQFVLDKLIEIINKSGKTFNSLLFESQQAKISRYFQIVFLALYKMLVEENCEIINEKELIGHLNKAGDKVIKLAAGGGNWSAKEKQTQMDALCGVIKSCFVKKTENDPARNQWITRFENILMQSSTEQALYDFKVGLHPLDVTENTLNRSVFSKIIKTLTAMANTFPRSTGYCLLGVADNKITAEKHKEVYGLNYISYANFFVTGIDAEARSYHSDVDKYFTKITQLVAQEPLNERDKDHISRNILTVNYFDKTVIMLKIESGNNPSVYDGKYYSHSHSSGIQS
- a CDS encoding ABC1 kinase family protein encodes the protein MAAASLGQVYHAHLHTGEEVAVKVQRPNLLPVLTLDLFLMRWAAQWLGVFLPLNLGHDLTLIVDEFGHKLFEEIDYQHEGHNAEKFAANFRDHLDVKVPLIYWPYSSRCVLTLEWINGIKLTEIEQIAAAGLDINALINIGVTSGLQQLLEFGFFHADPHPGNLFAMPDGRMAYIDFGMMDQLEETTKETLVDSVVHLINKDYLDLAQDFVRLGFLTPETNIMPIVPALEAVLGNVMGESVRDFNFKTITDQFSELMYDYPFRVPAQFALIIRSLVTQEGLALSLNAQFKIVEVAYPYIARRLLTGESPQLRRRLLDVLFKDGKFKWNRLENLIAIAGTDGNFDLLPTAQLGLGYLLSTEGRYLQRQLLLALTEDDRLHTEEMQRLWQLIQRDLDPGRLLNAALGAIADLSRERAAALLPSFAITSFRF
- a CDS encoding gamma-glutamyltransferase, with amino-acid sequence MAQKLGGAIAAGNPQTAEAGMEMFRLGGNAFDAANAAILASFVTESALTSAGGGGFLLAHTAGNQGMLFDVFYPIAEAETSPRGDSFPTG